A single Salminus brasiliensis chromosome 20, fSalBra1.hap2, whole genome shotgun sequence DNA region contains:
- the LOC140542367 gene encoding uncharacterized protein, giving the protein MTDVYLPAITGKMSNLQAARANLSHSCPYLYSSRRRGSASSVISQRGSDFNGKQSYLKEQKDSRRSNVAVTMTYLGQGKPGTTQDEMKVLQQICGGENICVFKGSVQPGEQFQFTSQRHLGYPFSATFYVNGIMAGRISSCCEYRYTPGFQQGRKSCFRLTRLSGGKPCYKCVNSRHGIGHEAKAIQGNHQGMKSQEGLIESCPSSPLFIPIGMERSVRRTRKLPKEDSRVSTDSEDLNSSVKDRKRHKRNKGRHSQPGDSKGSEESQPKRDTREDENKPAAINHSRSPVKNLDYTNEHSKENPGSDSKVKVPDLLQDGEALSKQNGKKRPAPVETNGKSRNRERLRDFYEECVEMSTGLESGLDQQKWFKANKFERNKIKEQISLGPHPNGSASEVELSEESDSSVFNSNTAKLKKNTKQLHTSHQEAPEKDTSEKEKELQKKLDAMTEVLSTSDEVEQLVLRNTGLTDDLLKGLAAALKSSLSEVTMINLNLNHIGPSGVHVLLDLLQTKPEIKGLLLFGNQLGDTGVQTLLSGLAALQEKTASPRMLFYLSPISFNLLELDLGGNGMGSEGLRVLGTYMRYHSQLQYLGLAQTPCSDIEAWNVLFESLKVNTNITHIILDENHLGDQGVKLFAEALRVNEGLRKVDLDSNDFGEAGGNAILEALLSRKEGSLEHLSLEENYISTALMSKIQQVVKPNSLPSL; this is encoded by the exons ATGACTGATGTTTACCTGCCAGCGATCACAGGGAAGATGTCAAACCTGCAGGCGGCCCGGGCCAATCTAAGTCATTCCTGCCCCTATCTGTACAGCAGCAGACGCCGCGGGTCCGCCTCCTCTGTCATCTCACAAAGAGGCTCAGACTTCAACGGCAAACAG AGTTAcctaaaagaacaaaaagatTCAAGGAGGTCCAACGTGGCTGTGACAATGACGTACCTGGGCCAGGGCAAGCCTGGAACCACCCAGGACGAGATGAAGGTGCTCCAGCAGATCTGTGGAGGCGAGAACATCTGCGTCTTTAAAGGATCTGTCCAGCCTGGAG AGCAGTTCCAATTTACCTCCCAGAGACACCTTGGCTACCCTTTCAGCGCCACCTTCTATGTCAACGGCATAATGGCAGGCAGAATCAGTTCGTGCTGTGAATACCGCTACACCCCCGGCTTCCAGCAAGGCCGCAAGAGCTGTTTCAGACTGACACGGTTGAGTGGGGGGAAGCCATGTTACAA ATGTGTGAACTCAAGGCATGGCATCGGCCACGAAGCAAAAGCGATTCAAGGCAATCACCAAGGCATGAAATCTCAGGAAG GTTTGATAGAATCTTGCCCTTCATCCCCTTTGTTCATCCCTATTGGAATGGAAAGATCTGTGCGGAGGACAAGAAAGCTTCCCAAAGAGGACAGCAGGGTGTCTACGGATAGTGAAGACCTGAACAGCAGCGTGAAAGACAGGAAACGACACAAGCGGAATAAAGGACGCCACAGTCAGCCGGGAGACAGCAAGGGTTctgaagaatcccaacctaAAAGAGACACTAGAGAAGATGAAAACAAACCTGCAGCTATAAATCATTCCAGGTCTCCTGTGAAAAATTTAGATTACACCAATGAACACAGCAAAGAAAATCCAGGGTCTGACAGTAAAGTCAAAGTGCCAG ATTTATTGCAGGATGGAGAAGCCCTGAGTAAGCAGAATGGAAAGAAAAGGCCGGCTCCTGTGGAAACGAATGGCAAAAGCAGAAACAGGGAAAGACTGCGAGACTTCTATGAAGAATGTGTTGAAATGAGCACTGGTCTGGAATCAGGCCTAGACCAACAGAAGTGGTTCAAAGCAAACA AGTTTGAGCGGAATAAAATTAAAGAGCAGATCAGCTTGGGTCCCCATCCTAACGGCTCAGCTTCAGAGGTGGAACTCAGTGAAGAAAGCGACAGCAGTGTCTTCAATTCAAACACAGCGAAGCTTAAGAAGAACACAAAGCAGCTACATACATCTCACCAAG AGGCTCCAGAGAAAGACACgtctgagaaagaaaaagaactgCAAAAAAAG CTGGACGCTATGACCGAGGTGCTGAGCACATCAGACGAGGTGGAGCAGCTGGTTCTGAGGAATACAGGACTGACCGATGACCTGCTGAAGGGTTTAGCTGCAGCGCTGAAGAGCAGCTTGTCTGAGGTCACCATGATCAACCTCAATCTCAACCACATTGGCCCCTCTGGAGTTCATGTTCTGCTTGACCTTCTGCAAACCAAACCAGAAATCAAGGGATTACT ATTGTTTGGAAACCAACTGGGAGATACAGGAGTTCAGACCCTGCTTAGTGGACTGGCTGCTCTTCAAGAGAAAACAGCTTCACCTAGAATGCTGTTCTACCTTTCTCCAATTAGCTTCAACCTCTTAGAGTTGGACTTGGGTGGGAATGGGATGGGAAGTGAAGGTCTGAGAGTGCTGGGCACCTACATGAGGTATCACTCGCAGCTGCAGTATCTGGGCCTGGCCCAAACACCTTGCTCTGACATCGAGGCCTGGAATGTCTTGTTTGAAAGCCTGAAGGTGAACACTAATATAACCCACATCATTCTAGATGAGAACCATCTGGGAGACCAAGGAGTCAAGCTATTTGCAGAGGCTCTGAGAGTCAACGAAGGCCTACGCAAAGTGGACTTGGACAGTAATGATTTTGGTGAAGCTGGAGGAAATGCTATCCTAGAGGCACTTCTCTCCAGGAAAGAGGGTTCTCTTGAGCACTTAAGCTTGGAAGAGAACTACATCAGTACGGCACTGATGAGTAAAATACAGCAGGTGGTTAAACCTAACAGTCTTCCCTCTTTGTAA